The Candidatus Sulfotelmatobacter sp. genomic sequence GATGATGCCTGTCTGCGCCTGACGCAATCGGCGCGTACCGCGGCGTTCCGGGCCCTGCGGCTCTCGGGCGTAAAACTCTAGGATTCGCTCCGCCGGCCGCGGCGATGTCCCCCGATTTCCGCCGACGAACGCCCGGGGCGGCGTGCGCCGCCCTCGCGTTCCTGGTTCCGTTCCTGGGCGCACCGGCGTGGGCGCAGGGTGACCCTCCGGCCGCGCCTCCCGACACGCGCGACACGCGCTTCGAGCTGGGCGGCAGCACCGACTACACGAACGAGATCTACTATCTCGACGCGCTCGTCGACACCACCTTCCTCAAGCCGCAAAGATTCGACACCCCTCAATCGCGCTTCGCGGCCGTCGCCCTCGCCGCGGTGAGCGGCACTCGGGGCCTTCGGACGATGGCCTACTCGCTCACCAACGAAGTCGCGTACGGCGATCTGCTGCGGCGCGCCACTCTGAACGGCACCTGGCAGAGCCGGTTCGCCCGCGACTGGAGCCTGTTCGTCACCCCGGGTGCCGAGTATCGCTGGGACCGCACCCTGGGGCGCGATCTCGAGGAGAGCCGCGCCGGCGGCACGATGCGGGTACGACACGACTGGCCGGATCGATCGCTCGGCGCCGAGCTGGGTATGCTTGGCGAGTGGCTCCACACCACGGGCGGCGACTCGCGGTACCTGCTCGATCGAAACGTCGCCGGTCTGCTCGCCGCGATCGATCACACCGCGCTCGCCGGCGGCGACTGGCGGCTCGACTACCTGCTGCACGTCCGCCAGTTCCCCGATTCCGCCGCGCGCAATCACTTCGAACATGATACCGAGCTGCATACGCACTGGCCGCTGCCGGGGGGAAGCTCGCTCGAGCTCGGTGCCGAGGCGGTGCGACGCGTCACCCTGCAGCCGGCGCCGAGCAGCGCGGACAATTTTTGGCTGGGGCGCGTGGGCGGCGATCTCATCGCGCTCGGACTCGGCCGATGGTCGTGGCCGACCCATCTCGAGGTCGAGACCCAGCGGTACGACGTCCAGGACAGTCTGCTCTACTTCGACTATCGGCTGGCTCGCGCGCAGACCGGCGTGCGATTCAGTCCTCGGGGCGGCTGGAGCCTGGGGATCGGGCCCCGCGCGGAATGGCTCTCGGCCCAGCTCAATCCCGGCGAGTCCTATCGGGAGTTCGCCGGGCTCGTTCAATTCGACCGATTCGCGTCGCGTTCGTTGTGGACCCTGTCGGGGGCGGGAGGTCGTCGCTCGTTCTCCGCGACCTCGCTCGAAGACGGCGCATCGGTCAGCCTCCACACCGACTATGATTTCGTGGAATTGGACCTGTTCGGGGATCAGACCGTCGCTCGTCTGTGGCGTGTTCGCGTGCTGGCCGACGCTCGGGTCGAGCGGCACGACGAGCCGATCGAAAACGGGACCAGCCTTTACTTCTCATTCGACGTGCGTAGACTCTTCTGAATCGTCGATCTTCCGGAGGTGATCGAACCGCATGTCTTCGCGCCGAGGGGTGGTTCTGCTGGTCATCGCGCTGAGCGCGGTGGGTTTCCTGCTGCTCGTGGTGTCGCTTCGGATGCGCCGGCCGGCCTATGCGTCATCGGCCACGGTGCTGGTATGGGACGTGCCCGCGACGATCGGGGAGGACCAGCCGCCGCCCGGGCCGTTCTCCCCGAGATTCTGGCGTCGTCCGCGAATGACGGTGTTCGACGTGCTGGAGACGCTGCGCGCCGCACGAGACGACGACCACGTCAAGGCGCTCGTGCTTCACGTCCGCGGCATCAACTGGGGTTGGGCCAAGGTCTGCGAAGTGCGCGACGCGCTACGGGAGTTCCGCCAGAGCGGAAAGCCGGTGTACGCGAGCATCGAAGGCGGCGGCGAACCCGAATACCTGCTGGCCAGCGGCTCCTCGCGAATCGGCATGCCCCCGGCGGCGTCGCTCGAGCTCGACGGGCTGCGTGCCTCCGCGCTGTTCCTGCGCGGGACGTTCGACAAGCTCGGCGTGCGGCCCAATTTCCTGAGCGTCGGCCGCTTCAAATCGGCGGTGGAGAGCTACACCCGGACCGGAATGTCCGACCCGGCCCGCGAATCCATGACCGCGTTGCTCGGCGATACCTACGACACCTTCCTCACATCGCTGGCCGCGGATCGCCATGCGTCCTCGGACTCGGTGCGGGCCTGGATGGATCGGGGCCCGTTCACGGCCGAAGGCGCGCGCGCCCTCGAGCTGGTGGATTCCGTGCTCTACACCGCGGACCTCGATTCCCTGGCGATGCGGCGAGCGGGTCGCGGCGCGAGCCTGCTCAAATTTCCGCGCTATGCCAGCGGCCTTGGGGAGGGCGGCGCCGGCCCGCATCTCGCCATCGTCACCGTCTCGGGCGACATCGGCTCGGGCCGCAGCCGCAGCTCGCCGACCGGCGGCATCGTCGCCGGCTCCGAGACCATCATCGAAGCGCTCCAGCGCGCGCGCACGCGGCGCTCGATTCGCGCGGTGGTGCTGCGTATCGACAGCCCTGGCGGCGACGCCGACGCCGCCGATGCCATGTGGCACGAGGTGTGGCGGCTCGCTCGCGCGAAGCCGCTGGTGGTGAGCATGTCCGACCTCGCCGCATCGGGCGGCTACTACATCGCCGTGCCCGCGCAGACCATCGTGGCCGAGCCGACGACGATCACCGGCTCGATCGGCGTGTTCGGCGGAAAGTTCAACGTGCTCGGCCTCTATCAGAAGCTCGGCATGAACATCGAGACCGTGGTCACCGGACCGCGCGCCGAGATGCTGTCGCCTTTCAAAGATTTCAGCCCCGAGGAAGAACGCATCTACGCGAACCAGATGCAGGGGACCTATCACCGATTCCTGAAGCTGGTGAGCGACGGGCGGCACATGCCGGTCGCCGCGGTCGATTCGGTCGCCCAGGGCCATGTTTGGAGCGGCGCGCGCGCGGTGCGACTCGGACTCGCGGATCAGCTGGGTGGCCTCGAGGTGGCGATCGACGTGGCCCGGAAGAAGGCCGGAATACCGAAGGACGCGGACGTGGTCATCGAGCGACTGCCCGAACTCGAACCGTCGTTCTTTCAGCGGTTCCTCGGCGA encodes the following:
- the sppA gene encoding signal peptide peptidase SppA, which translates into the protein MSSRRGVVLLVIALSAVGFLLLVVSLRMRRPAYASSATVLVWDVPATIGEDQPPPGPFSPRFWRRPRMTVFDVLETLRAARDDDHVKALVLHVRGINWGWAKVCEVRDALREFRQSGKPVYASIEGGGEPEYLLASGSSRIGMPPAASLELDGLRASALFLRGTFDKLGVRPNFLSVGRFKSAVESYTRTGMSDPARESMTALLGDTYDTFLTSLAADRHASSDSVRAWMDRGPFTAEGARALELVDSVLYTADLDSLAMRRAGRGASLLKFPRYASGLGEGGAGPHLAIVTVSGDIGSGRSRSSPTGGIVAGSETIIEALQRARTRRSIRAVVLRIDSPGGDADAADAMWHEVWRLARAKPLVVSMSDLAASGGYYIAVPAQTIVAEPTTITGSIGVFGGKFNVLGLYQKLGMNIETVVTGPRAEMLSPFKDFSPEEERIYANQMQGTYHRFLKLVSDGRHMPVAAVDSVAQGHVWSGARAVRLGLADQLGGLEVAIDVARKKAGIPKDADVVIERLPELEPSFFQRFLGDFFADDDADEANASALIDALAPLRQLGTAAFASRGAIWTLMPYAIVIR